A window from Dysidea avara chromosome 2, odDysAvar1.4, whole genome shotgun sequence encodes these proteins:
- the LOC136247755 gene encoding uncharacterized protein, translating to MTPSPQHLEVAKIYLETKIGIKLPLSVLIVPTIPSPLQNAVQSQLTQLPYLQGLTLAHPVTSENEFELSLLIGANHYWDVIEDHIIRGNGPTAMKSKLGYTNEYDLQRFWTIEASGTSPSCNTDNEPIQSYIDSCISRNDDGSYTARFPWKETHPPSPNNRSICEKRTCSLVNKSVQTPKLLHVYDSILNEQEQRGFIEQVPIPTFTKNCHYIPHHAVRKDSTTMSIRIVYDSSCHESKDSPSLNDCLEIGPTYLTDMCSVLFRFRGHSFGISTDIEKAFLHVQLHPMTGTSQDSYGCQM from the exons ATGACACCATCACCTCAACATTTGGAAGTAGCAAAGATCTATCTTGAAACTAAGATTGGCATCAAGCTACCATTATCTGTTCTGATCGTACCAACCATTCCTTCCCCTCTTCAGAACGCTGTTCAATCACAACTTACCCAGTTACCATACCTACAAGGGCTTACACTTGCCCACCCAGTTACCTCTGAGAATGAATTTGAGCTGTCATTGCTTATTGGAGCAAATCATTACTGGGACGTCATTGAGGATCACATCATCCGAGGAAATGGACCCACAGCCATGAAATCGAAATTAGGATAT ACCAACGAATATGACTTGCAAAGGTTCTGGACTATTGAGGCATCTGGTACATCACCTTCCTGTAACACCGACAATGAACCAATACAGTCCTACATTGACTCTTGTATTTCGAGAAATGATGATGGATCCTATACTGCAAGATTTCCGTGGAAGGAAACTCATCCTCCCTCACCAAATAACAGATCTATATGTGAGAAAAGAACATGCTCCCTAGTCAACAAGTCAGTGCAAACTCCTAAACTGTTACATGTTTATGACAGCATCCTGAATGAACAAGAACAACGAGGTTTTATTGAACAAGTACCAATACCAACATTCACCAAGAATTGTCACTACATACCACATCATGCTGTCAGAAAGGACTCAACTACAATGTCAATACGAATCGTTTACGACAGTAGTTGTCATGAATCCAAGGACTCACCAAGCTTAAATGATTGTTTAGAGATTGGCCCAACATATCTTACTGACATGTGTTCTGTTCTCTTTAGGTTCAGAGGTCACAGTTTTGGTATCTCAACAGACATTGAAAAGGCCTTCCTTCACGTCCAGCTCCACCCCATGACAGGGACTTCACAAGATTCCTATGGCTGTCAGATGTAA
- the LOC136246540 gene encoding uncharacterized protein, producing the protein MNFSACWIVSSDIEIDVFGVATNVPGLGIECHDFSYQLSLYTSDVNLQVSLLRCIRHSVDGFEQVSSVDCSGIKGVNFQCLLDCVIRYRNKCFWCCDRCSRSQYRHADIQEIITIVGTIFSQVLM; encoded by the exons atgaatttcag tgcctgctggattgtttcgtcagatatcgaaatagatgtctttggtgttgcgaccaatgttccag gtctcggtattgagtgtcatgatttcag ttatcaattatcactatatactagtgatgtgaatttgcaggtcagtctactcagatgtatcaggcatagtgttgatgggttcgaacaagtatccagtgtagactgtagtggcatcaagggtgttaatttccag tgcctgctggattgtgtcatcagatatcgaaacaagtgtttttggtgttgcgaccgatgttccag gtctcagtatcgtcatgctgacatacaagaaatcatcactattgttggaactatttttagtcaagtcttgatgtga